The Cannabis sativa cultivar Pink pepper isolate KNU-18-1 unplaced genomic scaffold, ASM2916894v1 Contig3, whole genome shotgun sequence genome window below encodes:
- the LOC133033301 gene encoding aquaporin PIP2-7, whose translation MSKEVSEEGQTHHHGKDYVDPPPAPLFDFGELKLWSFYRALIAEFIATLLFLYITVATVIGYKKQSENDHCGGVGLLGIAWAFGGMIFVLVYCTAGISGGHINPAVTFGLFLARKVSLLRAVFYMIAQSLGAVCGVGLVKAFMKHDYNKFGGGANTVAPGYNTGTALGAEIIGTFVLVYTVFSATDPKRSARDSHIPVLAPLPIGFAVFMVHLATIPITGTGINPARSFGAAVIYNSEKSWDDHWIFWVGPFIGALAAAAYHQYILRAAAIKALGSFRSNATN comes from the exons ATGTCGAAAGAAGTAAGTGAAGAGGGTCAGACTCACCACCATGGGAAAGACTATGTTGACCCACCACCAGCTCCACTCTTTGATTTTGGTGAGCTCAAGCTCTGGTCCTTCTACAGAGCTCTCATCGCCGAGTTCATTGCCaccctcctcttcctctacaTCACCGTCGCCACTGTCATAGGCTACAAGAAGCAAAGCGAGAATGACCATTGCGGTGGTGTTGGCTTATTGGGTATCGCATGGGCCTTCGGCGGCATGATCTTCGTCCTCGTTTACTGCACTGCCGGAATCTCTG GTGGTCACATCAACCCTGCTGTGACCTTCGGTTTGTTCTTGGCCAGAAAGGTTTCATTGCTCCGAGCCGTGTTCTACATGATCGCTCAGAGCTTGGGAGCCGTCTGTGGTGTTGGGCTTGTAAAGGCCTTCATGAAGCATGACTACAACAAATTCGGTGGTGGAGCAAACACCGTTGCCCCCGGTTACAACACTGGTACCGCCCTTGGTGCTGAGATCATCGGTACCTTCGTTCTTGTCTACACCGTTTTCTCAGCAACTGACCCCAAGAGAAGTGCACGTGACTCCCACATCCCC GTCTTGGCCCCTCTTCCTATTGGGTTTGCCGTTTTCATGGTTCACTTGGCTACCATCCCCATCACCGGTACCGGTATCAACCCAGCTCGTAGCTTCGGTGCCGCCGTTATCTACAACAGCGAAAAGTCATGGGATGACCAC TGGATTTTCTGGGTCGGACCATTCATCGGAGCTTTGGCCGCCGCGGCGTACCACCAGTACATACTGAGGGCAGCTGCCATTAAAGCTTTGGGATCATTCCGTAGCAACGCTACCAactag